GAAGATATCATTAGCCGCCGCTTCTTCTCGCTTATTAGCTGCCTAGTTCGTTCTCTCTGAAGCATCAAATTGGGTAAGATATCTGGGTCTTCAGCTACTTTGTGCAGGAACGCCATCATTTGCTGTGGCCGTTTCTCTGTAGCTTCCAATCGTTTCTTCATGCCCTCAAGCTCATCCTCCATGTCCTTCTGTTCTTTCTTTAACCTCGCTATCTCCATGACTAAGTCCTCGTCTTCCACTAGTTCTTCGTTCTTGCCCTGCGTGTACGAGCTCCGATTGTGCTTTTTACGTACGATGTTCACCAACAAGTGCTTCTGGCCACGAAGAAACCACTCGTTCGCGAATTCCCATTTGTCAGGATCGACCTTTCTGAATCCCTGTTTGTTAGCTTAACACAGTTAATTTCTATCAAACACTATAACTAACTTTGTGTAAATAAGGAAATCAAGTGGTACGGTTGGTTTTTTTgacagttaaaataaaaaacttacataGGTGTTGAGCTGACGAACAAAGCTAGAGAAATTGTTGTGCTTGAAGTAGGCAGGTAAAATCCTCTGTGAGAAGTCTAAGGGATCGACGACGATGAAGCTGTTGTTGGCTCTCCCCCAAGTGATTAGACTGTCAGTCGTCGGATCATTTACCATCTGATAAGTTTTCATAATGAACGGCGCGATGACGTTGTAACCCTCCATTACATATacgcactctctctctctctctccaactttCTCTATCACTTATCCTTTTTGGTTGAGAGAAGAGGCGTAGACAAAAGTTTTGAGTGGGGGCTAAGTTTAAGTGCTAACAAAAAATGGTTGCGTTTGTATATATATACGCATATATGTGCCTTAAGGGGCACTTTAGCACATTGGGTTTTGTTGAGGCAAACAccgtaatatatatatatatatatatatattttttttttttttatatatatcggGAGCTAACTTAAATTTGGTCACGGGATGGGACCCGCGTGGCTCCgctttttattatcttttccTACGAATCATGATCCGGGAGCTAGATATTTTCTTAGAAAGGATACTTATTCTCCCACGCGCATACACGGCAGAGCGTGGAGTTGTTTGATCTTATTGATGTGGTCCCCTTGCTTGCAAACAAAttgtctttttatatatatatatatatatatagtgtccaAGTAATTGGCGatcttagaaaaaatttaatatcaatattacaataaatataaaaaattgtcaaaaaataattgcttttttttttcataaaaagttttaaaaatattttttaatccaatACCTTTTAAGTATTAGTTAACTTTTGGCGTGTATGTATATATTCTATTACCATCAtctaaaatactttttttctctctccttttgcACTTGCACAACTAGTCGACTACTCCTCCCCCTTTTCTTTTATCCATACCTTATTGATGTCTAAACCACCTTATTTAAAAATACTTGCATACCTGTTTCATCAGGGGCGGCGTTATGTGCTGGCCAGGGGGTTCCCCCTTTTCTTTTATCCATACCTTATTGATGTCTAAACCACCTTATTTAAAAATACTTGCATACCTGTTTCATCAGGGGCAGCGTTACATGTTGGCCAGGGGGTTCCCCATTTTCTTTTACCCATACCTTATTGATGTCTAAACCACCTTATTTAAAAATACTTGCATACCTGTTTCATCAGGGGCGGCGTTACGTGCTGGctagggggttcaaatgaaccccctggcctggcaaattttatatatatatatatataattaaaaaaaatttgttttgactcccctaaaataaatatttgaactcACCCTCaccttaaattttgtttaaatttagctaaaataaacttgaatataataattttaatactactttcacaatattttcacaatatataaTTAGCTTCtcacaatatttacacaatATATAATTAACTTCATAATGGAGGGTAAGTGACAAGTTGTAACTAGTTTTTACTTTGACTCACAactgacatcacttttttacctttctttttttgctaatatatcaccttttttttacctacctttaacaacttgtcacttatattttgttgtgaaatttttgtgtaaATGTTGTGTCAACATCActactcttaaaatatttaattttataataaaaaatgtttcaaaattttgcttattcgttaaaaaataaataaataaataaacatccTATCTAGGACTTTGGCTTACTTTTCCATTAACAGCAAAATGAAGCTGTTTTTCCTTACACTttttaactcatcaacaaaaaattacactatCGTTCCAACCAtcatatctatatttatatctGTGATTATTTCCTcattttctctatctctctttctccgtTCTCTGTTTTCTTAGCTTTTATCTTTGTTTGATCAAGTAGTTTTCTTAACTTTTATCTCTATTTGCTCCCAATTCAAAGAGAGTGACCACATTTATGGTTAAAAAGTCATACActtcaaaagtaaaaatttatatcagttttttttttcttagtttcacaTACTCCTAGTCCTACTCCTATGTTTgttattattcttctttatccACACTTTatccacacacatatacacttacaTTAAATTAGAATAGAACTTCTATtctgtatccaaaaaaaaaaaaaattattattctttatcatttatttttatttaattaatattacatataaatataataagttattatgcATTTAATGATTGTTGTCTTACTAAtcattaaactattaataaattttttagaccATTATACAATATAGCTGTATTGTATactaaattgtatttattttggattattgtatataatatggtagttgtatttatatatataaaaaaaactaatcattttattttttaatagccCCATGACAAATTCCTAACTTCACCACTACTGAtccccaaaaaacaaaatcctgGAGCCGCCATTGTTTTTCATCCAAACCAAGCTCCTGCTCTGCATGGATTTTTCCTACGAGAATGAGGCACCATGAATCTAACTCGTCCTGCCTTGATACCATCCTTTCCTCCCCACCCCCCAAattatgctaaaataaataaaaagctaaaaaaaaatacaacggTAGTTAGAAAGAATCAAAATCTTAATAAGTTgaataaactaaacaaaaactcTAACAAACAAGTTCTAagaaaattggtaaaaaaaaatgaagcaataAAGAGTTTTATATCACAATCTCAACCAGTTATAATTCCAAGAAATTTAATGTCACTCAAATTACCATTAGGAAAAAGTTTACTTTCAAACCAGTTTAGAGAAAAATCCTCAAACCCActacatttttttgtttaataatacattttattGAAAAACAAGGACTACAAAAGGCTTGTCAAACCCGATCCATCTCCATCATGTGGGTAGAACACCCATCTGGGGATAGAGGAGGTGGAATGAGGCCCAAAAGACAAGTCCGAGGCTACCCAAGCAGCAAGATTGTGAGCAAGGAAATTAAGTGACCATGGGGAGTAACTAGCCTGCCAATttacaaaaaaggggagaagaGCCTTCCTCAAACTCACTACAGGGTGATTGATAAAACCATCTGTGTGTACTATGTGTTGGGCTTTATGGAGCCTTggtgtaaggactcaatttgtaacgatcccaaactggtATTGGGTCCATACGTTaaagacccaaacaataaaatttgtagagcgtgggctgaaaggttaggccttggtcactggacagtggttagtcatggtcTTCATGGTGGATGCACAGAGGTGAGCTAGGTTTGTTCATGGATATTGTCCATGAAGCTTAATGATCTTATTATCCCTTTCCCTTTCTGGCCCCCTCTTTTGGCGCATGaatccttacattatatagcccttctcagtTGATCCTCACCTTCCATCTGTAGATCAGGCAGATACCtactcgagtgcctgtcccatcagccgcctccccctactttctgttagttgcaataaccgatgccacactgttcaggagtcttttcccatcaatgtggctaggacgtttgttggtgcattcaatgcggaagTGACGTCTTCTCCTTGAACCAATCCCACACTGTACCCCTGTGCGTGTCCCATTCTATTCgccttttcttctgggagcgctttggAGGTTACCTTTGATGACGTGTCCTTCTTCCCTTTTAggccttgggatgccgaggatatGGTCATCCTCAGCTGCATTCCTAGGCTATTTGGTATTTTAATACTTGTCCTCAATAACTAttctcctcggcgtgggccttgggccctaatggaaagtAGGTCGGGACCACAAATTATCTGGCCCCacacataataaaatttaaagtcaactaaaaatatacataataaaataatgacgAGTAAAATTTTGAGGCTCAAAAGGTCACGTGGCAAAATAGTATAAAATCTACTAAAGGAATGATggtagagaaacaaaaaaagactTTATACTTTTTTTCATGAGCCCAATTCCTGTGTGTTGCTAAGCCGGCTAGGGATGCTAGCAACACTAAGGGACCATAGAAAGGGTTTGATACCCAAAACTTTCACCCAAATGAAAGCTTCCCTTTGTTGTTGTATGTGACTAAATGGTCTTGCCAACCCTTTCTAAAACTCCAAAGCATGGCTAGCCTCTTTAGCTATCTTGGGTTGTTGGCTAGGGGAAGTATACCATGTTTTAGATGTATGCTTCCTTCCTACAAACTGGTGGGACCCATTAGTTGTGAGTCCCACCAATTGTGAGAGGAGAGAAACATATACCTGAAACAGGGTGTATTTTCTCTACTGGCTACCACCAAGAGAAGGTTCCCAAGGAGCTAAGAGGATTGGGAAAAAAGCATCCAATCATAATTTGTCAAGATCTTTCCCTATTTGTGCTAAAAGTAAGGTCTTTCTTTTACTCGAATAAAGACTACCTACACATTACCCTTGTTCAACACTTGGGAAGTCCAAAGCCTCAACTATTAACTAAAAACCAATCACTAAACACTTCCAAAACTCAATATAAAACCCCTTACATCAGGTCAGAGAAGGGGATTCATGTTCAACCTTGAAAACCCTTTAGAGCAAAAACTATCTtagccacttaagatttatagCATTCTGAAACTTAGAGGTGAAACTAGGGGTACTagagagctctctctctctctctctctctctctctctctctctctctctctctctctctctcaagttccTCCTCTTTTTGAATGTGTAAAACAGTTTCAAACGTGGTTAACTAAGCATTTTTCAATACTTCAAgtttattaatcaaatatttggaattttgggtTGACTCTCTAAACATAATCATATTACAACGAACCTGAGGGGAAATTTGGGCTCATTTTGGTGTTTCGGCCCACGTCACAAAATCATCCCTGACAAattgttttgtgtatttttcaCTGACTTGCTTGTTTGGAGTTCCTCCAACCAACTCTATTGATTGATCTTTGACCTAAAGAGTTGTCTATTTTTTGTTTCGTAGGCTTCCAGAAGATGAATCCCAGTACATCTGACCTTGTTGTAATTCCTTTTGCCATTCCAGTAATCTATAGGACAATTGTACCtctagaataaaaaaataaaaaagtaaaaataatagtgattcatttagaaattttataaataaaaaataaataaataaatctcgTTGAGTTGTTATTGGACTTGATCACCTCAAAATCGAGTTCAACCATAAGATTCAAAGCTTATTTCAAGCTTCAGCCGGGTTCAAAACCATGGAACTTTTGATTAAATTGAGCAAGAGCAAAACAAAGCTTGGGTCAATTTAATATTCAACCTGTCTGGTACAACTTATTtcattttgttcatatttttgaaaatgtgcTGCTTGAAAAAGTTATCcctgaaggggaaaaaaaagtttttaaaaagttgGTACTTTGAAAAAGTTTAGTTTCAAAATAAGATGCAAATTTAAGTGGACACTTGAACTGTTAAACACCTACCAGTGACAGTGAGTGTGACCCTGCAAATTTCTAACCTTTTTGTTGCACTTCTCCATCCCGTACAAACTCCAAACAGTCTCTTTAAggatgtgtttggatagaacttattttgctgaaactgaaaactgaaaacactgtagcaaaataatttttaaatgtgtgaatagtactgtgggacccatttttaatgaaaaaattgataaaaaaatgaaatttgtggctccgtgaacagtgcatatatgcactgttcactgtagaaagtcaacatttgcgattactgttcattgaacagtaaccgcaatacccaaaacgcgtgaaaaaaaaaaaaagaaaaaaaaagaaggaacaaAACGCAGAGGAAAACGCAAAagctaaggctgtgtttggttgctggaaaacgttttccggaaaatacatattttccggaaatgttaatttccggaaaaggaaaatgttttcatggtgtttggttgcacttcaaaaaattttccggaaaatattttctgctgtttggaaaagaaaggaaaacacaaattcagaaaaacacaacccacaacccagGAAAAAATCGCGATCCACGGCGACAAATTCAGTCCGACGACCGCGCCGTGGATCGCGATCCACGGCGCGATCGCGatccgagatcgcgatctcgctgcgtcgatcgcgatccacggcgcgatcgcgatccgagatcgcgatctcgctgcgtcgatcgcgatcgcggatccgagatcgcgccgtcgatcgcgatctcgatccggcgcaatctcgcgaaggcgagatcgcgatcgcgcGATTTGGGTTGATTTCCATCTCCTTCTCCCTCGCgcgcgcgctctctctctctctctctctctcttttccggaaatcctttgaagtgaaaatagagtCGGTAATtgatttccgtggtcaaaggcTAATTTTTTCGGTCAACGGATttcaatttccggaaaatagaattttccggaccaaccaaacacacctattttccggaaaatcatttccggaatgcgtttgaagtcgattcaaacgcaccctaaatacaaacacacactaagttTGTTAAGATTTAAGCGGCTGAGCCACCAAGTCACGCTTTGTAAAGAGAGTGGGAGAAGCTCCAAAGTGTGATGAATAAATTGAATACACACAAACTATCTTGCTCTTCTTCATCCCATAAATCTCCAAATAGTGTCTTAAGTTTGTTAAGCTTAGGCCATCAGCAAGTCACGCTTTGTAAAGAGAGTGGGAGAGGGctccaaaataaaatgaatgaataaacaaatatatgagTGCCCAGAATGAGAGTGCCAAGCATTGGCCACGTAgagatttcttcttttttttaagatagaATTGAATTTATCaccattgttttttttatccaaGATCCCAATTGTTTTTGGTATTGACAAGATTCTAACCTAGTTCCCTTTATTAGGTGAGAAAACTTTAACTTATTTAAAGACCTCCCTTTCTtgattatcattatttattatcaCATCAACAAAGTAATTAGTTAATTGTTAAGAGCATTGTTGCATGATGGGAAAGCACCTCTTGATTTTTCCAACGAAAATGTTCATGATTTAAATCATATATTCCACCTCCAACtatagaattataaaaataaaaaagcaattaattttgGTATACACTGGATTtcaatccaaattctttttttgtgaTTCCTTTTTGattaacacccccccccccccccaaaaaaaaaaaacacttgaatcATTGAACTAACTGGAGAGTAATTCTAGCACAACAAACTAGGCCACAACTTTCACTTTCACATACATAATCTATCTTTTTTTATTCGCCGCTCACAATTAGACAcgtaagagcattcacagtaagaaagctaaaaaatatagtttttaacaactcaaaacactactttatatattttaacaccCCACTTTATAATACATCTAACATcaaaggttttattttaatattcaacatattaaaataatataaacaacttattaaaataaaataaaatttccccACAAAAATCCATAGCAATTAGCCACCACAATCACGTTCTCCACCAACACCGTGGCAGCCACAACCTAccgcaaaacaaaaaacccaaaacaaaaccatCGCCACAACCGCAACAACCATCGTCATCAacaacccatcacaaaacccattaaaatagACCACCACAGCTAGCCACAACAAAAATCACATTCTATTATCATCAATACCAACTACGTCCCatcaaaaatcacataaaaaatcctaatatcACATTTGATTATCAATACCCATCAAAAATCTTCTTCTCAAATtaccaaaaacccaaatatcAATAgcaaaaaaactcaaatctcaAATCTGAAAATCACATTCGATTATGGAGTGGAACCCTGAACCCCGTCGCCCCGAGCTACCTCACAATGCTTCATCCAGACACTCTCCCCAGCTCCCGAGCCCCGCCACCTCGCCGAGTCCTCACTCTCCAAAGCCATCAACACTCCCATCTATGGCCTCACTGTCCTCTGCTCGTCTCCGAACCCTTCATCGGCGAACATATCCTCCAAGCCGCCTCCGTCAACTTCAAAAACCACCAAGAGAAAGAGCCGGCACCACCAAGACACCACAAAATCAGACCCACTAGCCACTGACCCACCAAATCAGACCCACATCACCACCATGCATGATGACCTCAACCATCAAATCAAACCCACGAGACGCCAAATCACAACCGCCAAaccaccaaaaacaaacaaaggcaCGGGAGAGAGAGCACAGAGAAGAGAGAAgcgagagaggagagagaagaaactTGAGGGAAAAAGAGacattaatgattaaaaaatggatttttatgtttagttttCAGCTACAGTGAGCTGTTATAAATAACAGCTCACTCTAGCTGAAagctaaaatattttaaatatagcaTCTTTGTTGTGTGTATGTTTTAATGATTTGAGGtgttaaaatagttttttagcaATTTTAACACTTTTGCTGTGACTGTGAATGCTATAAATAATTGTGGTTTAGCTTGTGTTACTATAATTTTTGCTAAAGCGAAGTCTGAAACAGTAGCTTAGATTCGGTCGCTCGAATTCGATTGCATTTGGCTTTTCATTTTGGGCAAACAGGCTGGAGTTGGCACATATAGAT
This DNA window, taken from Quercus robur chromosome 2, dhQueRobu3.1, whole genome shotgun sequence, encodes the following:
- the LOC126715239 gene encoding heat stress transcription factor C-1; its protein translation is MEGYNVIAPFIMKTYQMVNDPTTDSLITWGRANNSFIVVDPLDFSQRILPAYFKHNNFSSFVRQLNTYGFRKVDPDKWEFANEWFLRGQKHLLVNIVRKKHNRSSYTQGKNEELVEDEDLVMEIARLKKEQKDMEDELEGMKKRLEATEKRPQQMMAFLHKVAEDPDILPNLMLQRERTRQLISEKKRRLMISSTSSSSSGTVAATTTTTTSSIKTEDEDEGAIGVVISSSPNTGFKIENFCEQSSPSPETQTPAWLIQSEVMGRSQIGQEPFGCSAMNGIGSTMAVSPLESGVLGYGNSGGQISYFAEMAAGMEVSPPTPYPFSLLGGGF